Proteins encoded in a region of the Watersipora subatra chromosome 5, tzWatSuba1.1, whole genome shotgun sequence genome:
- the LOC137397232 gene encoding piggyBac transposable element-derived protein 3-like, translating to MVPFTGQSGLKQYIKSKPKKWGYKIWVRSGVSGYVYDFQLYQGASGNRPEKVLGLSPDVVMWLPDRLAGKNHKVYFDNLFTALELLTELKKKKIYAVGTLCKNRLCGADAVLICDKGMRTRGSATYATKNDNITIVKWNDNNLVYTASTFVGMQPTSIVQRWDKKVLSGLVLLKSITNIWEE from the coding sequence ATGGTTCCTTTCACTGGCCAGAGTGGTCTAAAGCAATATATCAAGAGTAAGCCGAAGAAATGGGGTTACAAAATATGGGTGAGATCAGGTGTGTCAGGCTACGTCTATGACTTTCAATTGTATCAAGGAGCAAGCGGTAATAGACCTGAAAAAGTCCTGGGGCTGAGCCCAGATGTTGTGATGTGGTTACCAGACCGTTTGGCTGGCAAGAACCACAAGGTTTACTTTGACAACTTGTTTACAGCGTTGGAGCTGTTAACAGAGCTAAAGAAGAAAAAGATATATGCTGTTGGTACTCTCTGCAAAAATCGGCTATGCGGCGCAGATGCAGTTTTGATTTGTGATAAAGGTATGAGAACAAGAGGAAGTGCTACCTATGCTACCAAAAACGACAACATCACCATTGTAAAGTGGAATGATAACAATCTTGTCTACACTGCAAGCACATTTGTTGGCATGCAACCAACCAGCATAGTACAACGATGGGACAAAAAAGTGTTATCAGGCCTCGTGCTATTGAAGTCTATAACAAACATATGGGAAGAGTAG